The genomic segment TTCctcttaatatttactattgtcATCGGAACACGAAGTCGGATTCATCGCATCGGTTGTTCCAAAACCGTATTTGTAGTTCACACCCCGAGTAATGTTAGTTAAATTATGTGCGACCACggcaaatttattttgattcagTGTAGCCAAACTAGACGTAGTTGCATTTGTCTCGAAGACCGTTCGCGGATTACGCATGACGACATTCACTTTTACGTGTTTACACAACGAACCCGGTGTAGTACTCACTAGCTTGTATTCGCTGGgcgataaatacaaaaatggaTATTCAACCGGTATGTGATTCAACGACGTTGTTACCACGTGCAATCCTTTTACTGTAGAAGATAAGTCCAACATTTTCCAAGCCAATCCGTATGATATAAATGAATGACATTTTTTGAATACCATAGTATAACCTGTTGTAATGTGTGTGGGTCTAGGTAATACAGCATTTTCAGCACTGGGATTTCCCGTATCACTGTCAAAAGCAGTGGCGTTAGCAGTATCAGGTAAAACCATATTGGATTTCTTATTAAAAGAATATTCCGCTGGGGAATCAGTAGTCCTCTTGGACGACGATGTAGGTGTCTCCATATTATTACCGctagttgaaaaattattatcgaCGTTATCGACGTGCTGGTGATCAGTACGCAATTGTCGGCTCGAGTCAGTGTTATTTGTTGATTTTGTTGTGGTATCAGGTGGTTCTGCATTACCCTTGGACTCTGCTCCTTTTGCGTCTTTGTCCTTGTTCTGTTGATCTACGAATAAACGTCAcagtgttaaattatattaaacatgtatatttgaaatataacgcAGACTCACCAGGTTGTTCACTACCGCACTGTGGGTATATTGCGCTGTTACTGCCGGTAATCGCTTCGTGTGTACGTTCTGCTATGTTTTTGAGCCCAAGGCCAACAATTGTGGCAATGTTACCATAGTATTTATCGGTAGTATTCATTGCTGCCAACATTGATTTTTTATCTGCTTCCCATACTTGATCTTTTGTCGGGTTggtcatattgttataatcgaCATCGTGTTGGAACGTGACCTTGTCCATTTCAGTTTTCGGTAACGAACACCCGATAAACTTATTGTTCACATCGTACAACTTATTACTCGGTCCTGTATACGAACTTCCAAACCACGTGATACCACCATTATCACACGCTGCCTCTTGATTATGAATTTTTTCATAGGTTTCTGCATTTTTGCTTCCAACCACGGGTGCCTGACCCAACAGACCGGTACACATAGTTAGACCAGCCGATGCCATTGCGAACCACAGACTGATGCTTTGTATcacatgtttattatttttatatcacttTACATGGCCGCCCGTTTATGACGTCATCCCGCGAGAAAAAGAACTGGGTGCTTGCTcaaattattctataatttcGACCACGACGACAACGATGACGACATACGCGGGTCCCCTCCTCTCTGTGCCATTACTTTTGCCGCATTAACGTACTAAGCATCGGCCTGATGGCCCCCATAGGGGCGGCCGCTGTACATACGCGGCAAAAGTAATGGCACAGAGAGGAggatattatgcattttatcttatttctttATAAGTAACGTGCTTGATAATAGTTTATCGCATCCGGCATGAACAGTACAAACGCATATAAAAGAGCGTTGTGTACAATGCACGGTCAGTCTAACTTCAACACAATATACAGACCTACCCAGGCAGACTGTAAGTATGTTGGACGGAGACAAGACGGAATGTTCGGTAGCATCAATGGATTCTACATGCAAGAGGAGGAAGGCGGAGAAACCTGTTACACCGATGAAGAAGGCAAAGACGACGTCAACAGCGTTCACGAACATTCCACTGTTGCAAATTCGGGCAGCTATGGAGATAGAGAAGTTGAGTGCGGACAATTTGGTTCACGTCACTCAACTACTGACGGATTTCAAACTGAAGGTGGTGTAGTAAACCGACGAcagtttactattatttttattattcaactatttgtcacttcactataaattaaaccTCGTACCACGCCTGGTTGTTGTTGCAAGTCTCCAGATTCTGAGAATCACAAATAATCCGGTACCTATCCAACTCAAGGATTTGGCAACAACATTCACACCTGCGTCGGTACTCGTTACTCCTTCACCGGTGCTCTTCCGATCCACCTCCTAAGTCGATACCGTGTACCTAATCGTTAAGGGAGACTTGGTATATATAGGAGTCTCCATCCATAGCAGAATTAGAATTAGTCCTATACCTCTACATGTAGTACTTACCTGGTCGTAGAGTCCGCGCACTCTACACCGCCGCCAGACTAAGTGCATTCCCAGTAATCTTATGTAGATTCAACTAGTTCTCGGGCAGTAACTTAACGTGCTGTCcacaaatttttataacatttattgtaacaaattactttatcttattaaataaactattataactaattgttgAAACCTGTGACTTGAACCTCTGTCAATACAAATCCTACCACATACAGCAACGTCGTCacaactcaaaaatataagcgTTAGAATTTATAGAACTATGTTCGCAATTATCGGTCCAAACGAATGGTACgtcttttttaagtaaataagttaATGGCTTTGCTATTCTTGCAAAATTATCGACGAAACgcctatagtaatttaatagtCCTAAAAATGACTTAATATCCTATGCATTTTTCGGTTTAGGATATTCCCGAATGCATTTCAATTTGTTCGGGTCCGGGGAAACTCCGGTTTCGTTTATTACGTGCCCTAAATACAATACTTCTTTCCGTAAGAAAGAACATTTATTAGGTTGTAATTTAAGTTTGTGTACGTGCAGCCTATTGAATACTTGTTCTAATTTTTTCTGGTGGTCCATTAGACTAGATCTTTTTCAAGAGAACTGCAGAATGACTCTTACAACAGACCTATTGGATCGGTCTTTTTTTTAGGGAATTGCAGGCTTGATGgggaaaaaatgattttatccaCTCCCCGTCTTCGGGCTTGACTTTTCATCCGCCTGCCCGTGGGGAATGTGTCAAACAAAGTTTAAAAAGCGAATACACGACACGCGTGATTTCGAATTCCACTCGTCGACTGGTAACGGAATCcgcgataaaaataaataaaattgaaaaaaaaatcgttattttgtGTATATCCGGTGCCAAATTACATTTTCGTCAtcgcacaaattttttttacgcGGTCGCCGCcgggtaacctaacctaaccactaCGCGTGCATACCCTAGTCGCTtttgtgaaactcgagattttgtaaacATAGTGGCGCGTCTGGTTGTGCCTACCTTGCCACGTTTTTACCTTACCCGTCTTCGGGCTTGAACACAGCTGGTCATTACCTTACGAAAATCGTCCGAAAACTATGCAGGCAACTTCAAAAATCTGTTCTCGGGGAGATGGGTCGGACGTTgggtagtattttttaaattatttttataaagaaaaacagttctttcataaaataaaataattttatttaacgacGATAATTCATAATTATGCAAACAAATTCACTCTTTTcgttatttttacaaacaacaTTTCTGATGTTTTaaagtaatacaatatatacatatatggtaTAATTGTACACATAATGGttatacaagtatttaaaaatatttaaataaaaaaaaatgctctaaCAATTACATAAACTTGGCAATCActttcttaataatttttttgtggtaTTTTGGGTTCGTCAGGAAGtggtgtatttttttgttttttgcaaCGTCCGTTATGGCGTGGTCACTGATGTTGGTTTTCGTGTAACCAGCAGCAATTACCTCGTTATAGAGGATTTGTGCCCGCTGGTCCTGTAAATGGCAGTCAAATCTGTCCCGCAGCCCGAGAACATAATGCACGTCGATGACGGCTTCGGGGTATGTTTCTACTATCTCATGCGTTGTTATTTTCTCGATCGCTTCATTGGGTGAAGGAAACTTCGAATAAGGTACCAGCGGGTAGAAGTCTTCGAAACTGAAAACAAATGATAACAGTCAGAGCAGTTTAGTCTTATGTGATTGCGTAAGGAGATAAAGTAACTTACTGTTTGTCGACAAACGATTTCACCAGTGCCGTATGGGTAACGGCGTCTAGACTTCGCTGTCTTCTCATTGCCTCTTCGGTGTCGGGCAACCTATAAAACTTCAGTACCGTGTTCTCAGAATGCTGCAACGCCTTCGCAACCATCGAAGACGTTGCAGCATCATGGCTACGGCCGCTGGTTTCCGTCATAATTCGGAATATTCTGGCCGATAGGTTGGACCCGTAAATCTTATTTAAGTCGTCGTACAGCTTTGTAACTTTTTCGCCCCGGTTGGTTACAAAGAAGTTAATTCGCTTGTACCCTGTCCGAATTCGCAAATGGTAGTACCTGAGAACAGAAAATGTTGGTAGGAAATTTGCATAGGTCAAGGAAAGTCTTAATCAAATGATTACCTCTTCATCAATAACTCCATCTCCTCGTCAATGATCAACGAGGCCGGCTCTTTATCCCCAGTTTTGTGGTCGCTAATTGTGATAACGGCGCTGGTCAAGTGGTGTCTTCGGACTCCCACTCACCCAGCGTCATGTTCACCACGACGCCACTCCTCTGTTTGGAGGTCCAAAAGTATAGAGATCATGAAAGCTGACGTGATCTTGCGCCATAGActagataactaaaaaatataaattaataagtttcGATCATGCAAGCGTTATGCgcaaatatatacacacaaaccTTTTTCTCCTCCGCGGTCCCGTTCTTCTCGCTTCGGACGCAAACTGTTCCGTCATTTCTGAACAAGGCCTCTAGTTCGGTGAGGCTTTCCGGCAGATTGGATTCTATTTTCTTAACGCTGGCCTCAACTTCAGTGTGTTGTGAGAGCACCTCGGCCTCTTTTGTCTTCCTTGAAAAAAGCTCGCCAGGCAGCTGTTTAGTTTTCCGTTTATACATAAGCCCCAACTGGTGTTCAAGGAGTTTGATCTTGGTCACTGTATGAACACAAGGACAAAGATCATACCCCTTGGGGAATGTTGGATCCGAGTATATGTATGCCTTCAGTATGTATTCGAATAGCGTCCTGAGGTTCTTCATATAATTGGTGGTCGTTGATTTCGTTTGGCCAGTACTTTCTCGTCTaaacaacaatataaacattgtttgattatacttaatacttaaccATACCACTGGCACCACTGGTACTTACAGTGTCATGTACCTTTCGTACACATCCACATCGGTGGAAACCAGGTCCACCCAATGTTTGGGAGGGTTGTTAGTTTCCACCAAGTGGATGTGTACGAAATGCAGCACCCGCGACACATTCGCTATGTAGTTACTAGCTGCTGATGATTCATCACCGTGAACTGATTTCAGCGTAGCAGCAAACATTTTAATCAGCGAGTGGGTTTTGGGCAATTGTTCGTTTAGCCCAAGGTGCTGGGTTGACTTTCTGACGCTCCTAATGacgaaaataaatgtaaaacacgATTAATTGTAGACCGAGTAATGAATAAGAACGCCTCCCAAGATAATACCCACACGAATATACCTAGACGTACTTAATATACTAatagggttaggttaggttaataggCTAGTTAGGCTAGTAGGGAAGTACTAGTATACCTGGACGAACTTTCCGCCACAATCGTATGCGGCGGCACTTCTCGTTGTTGCGTCTCTGTATTTTCCACCGGTCTTTTTACCACTGGTATTTCGACCACGGGTGCGGTTCTAGATTCGGGCGTTACGAGCGGTTCGAAGCCCGTAACCGTTACAGGAGCTTCCAACAGATGCGCGGAAAAAGGGTTTGGCAAGTCTTCAACTACCGGCAGGTTTCAAGAACCACCATAAACTTTTAACCTTCCCATGACCGTAAGTCTGAAACGAATACGCCAAATTAACAATggaatttgaatatttgaatttaatcgGTATTTACTCGTGTGCAATGCCCCGGAAGCATCGGTCGTCCCAATAAGCGCCCAGTTTTTTTCTGGACCACGGACATTGGAACCAGGGTATATGATTTCCGGGACTCGCTGGTAATCAACTTGCCAATAGCCTTCAGGTGGCTCGCAGTGGGCCTCCTGACCAACCCTCTGTGCTTATTCTCAATGTGCCGGGTTATTTTGTTCCCCGAAGTGTAATGTTTGCACAGCGGGCAATATTTAACCATCTAATGGACAAAAGCAAATTATAAGCGAggataagatataataattatatgagtaATAGACTCACGGGAGTGTCCTCAGCCATTTGTTGTTTTTCCGTCGCAGTCCTACGCTTTGACTTTTGGAAGTCGTCGCTGTCGTCGATGTCCACCCATTCATTGTCCAGCCTGAGTGGGGAGGCCGTAGTTATTGGAGGTGAAAGACGGCGGGCGGCGTCGTCTAAAACAACCGTTTTCACCAATGGTGACCTCGGCCCAGAAGGCGACCACCAGGACGGTCCGGCAACAGGCGACTTATGAGGAGGACTTGTCAGGGGATTTAATGGCGACCGTGACCGATCCAGGAGGCCACTAGGGAATCGGTCTATAGACCGATCGGATCGGTCTGCGTCAAGTCAAGcccatttttttgtaaatatggaTAATTTCATATTCGAGAGAATTTT from the Metopolophium dirhodum isolate CAU unplaced genomic scaffold, ASM1992520v1 scaffold1, whole genome shotgun sequence genome contains:
- the LOC132953225 gene encoding uncharacterized protein LOC132953225 encodes the protein MDKVTFQHDVDYNNMTNPTKDQVWEADKKSMLAAMNTTDKYYGNIATIVGLGLKNIAERTHEAITGSNSAIYPQCGSEQPDQQNKDKDAKGAESKGNAEPPDTTTKSTNNTDSSRQLRTDHQHVDNVDNNFSTSGNNMETPTSSSKRTTDSPAEYSFNKKSNMVLPDTANATAFDSDTGNPSAENAVLPRPTHITTGYTMVFKKCHSFISYGLAWKMLDLSSTVKGLHVVTTSLNHIPVEYPFLYLSPSEYKLVSTTPGSLCKHVKVNVVMRNPRTVFETNATTSSLATLNQNKFAVVAHNLTNITRGVNYKYGFGTTDAMNPTSCSDDNSKY